From the genome of Solanum lycopersicum chromosome 7, SLM_r2.1:
CAAAACTTCATCCCTTATAACATAGTTGGTATGAAAATCGCTTTATAAAACTTATTCTTAGGTCTTCATAGCATATTCTTATCGCACAAGATTTTGGATATGAGACCTTTTTTCTAATACAATCATCATATCACACAAGATTTTGGATACGAGACCTTTTTTCTAAAACAATCATCAATCTCTCCATTATTTTGGATTATAGACTTAAGATACTTGCAGTTGTCTATCATAACTTGTGCTCAATCCTCACTTTCATATATGTCTCGCGTGTTAAGTCTCTAAACTCATATCACAAATATCCTGTCACGGTCCTACTCAACCTGAATTCTTTAGATTTTAGGGTCTTGTCTCTAAACTACCAATCTTTCATGAACTCTTCAACGAGTCTCGTCAAACATTACTATGTCATCTTCAAATAACATGCACTATGAAACATCCCCTCAGATATATCGCAGTTGGTTGATTCATCAACAGAGCAAAAAAGATATGGGCTAAGATCAAATCTTAGAGAAATTTTATTACAACTAGAAAGTGTTACAAATCTCTTTCACTGATCTCACTAGGATTTTGATTCTACTGTACATGTCTTTAATCTTCCTAATGTAAGATACAAGTATACATCTAGTCTCTAAACATCTCTCTAGATACCCATAGGGGTTTTGTcgtatgatttttatttagatcAATGAAGACCATACATGCCACTCTCTTTCTCCCTATATTGCACCATCAATCTCCTTACTAGATGGATGAATTCACTAGTTGATTTCTCTAATAAGAATCCGAATTAGTTCTAAGTAATGGACACTCCTCTTCATTCTCATATCCACTGTCCTCTCCCAAACTTTTATATGGTGTGGCTCAACACCTTAATACCCTTATAATTTACTGCAAAATCTCAAATACtcctattattcttttttaaaaaacaatataattgTACTTCATCTTCattttataaacattttaaacgTTCATGTTAAAGAATTCAATTAGCTACTTCACATCTATAATTCTATGGTAATTTTAACTCACATCATTAATTACAATAAGTATTGTACGATGGGTAAAAAAAGTGAAGAGGGGACCCCCACCCCGAAAGGGGTGTCCTTTTGTTGATTGTTTAGATAAAGTTGGAGGAGATGAATTAGTAGTACTTGATTTAAAGGTGTCCTTTGGTATTTTTCATGTTATAAAGTTTTGAAACTTCAATCATTACAGCCACGCTCCAACAAAACATTATTCTTCTCtctaatatatatacacatattattCAGTATTCCTTCCCCGGAAATTAGGGCTCCCCCCTCTGACCAACAACTGTTTGACATCTGCCTTTTATTATGACACAAGTTTGggaatatacaaaaatattatgtaaaaaataagttatttgaTTTCTTTCTTTAGTTTAGTGTTAGATGGCAAGGGCCATTATATTAGGTACATACTGCATTCTTAAACATATTATCAAGTAACCTACCATAGATTTAAATCAACAACTTTTCaacaaatgacataaataaatgGAATGCACCATTTTATACCAACATATGTCTTCACAATTCTTGATCaaagaagaaatttaattattttgtgtaacctttgttttaaaagataaataattctACTTTGTATTccatttataaattaaaagaacacTCTACCTTGAGCAAAGGCGGACTCATACCTTAGGAGGGGTGTACCGTGCACGTGTGGAGTGTTGATGTAAGCTAAAGAAATCATCTCCGAGATTAGAGTTAAAATTAACTTAGAATTTATATTTGAGCTAAGGCAATATTAATGCAACCTAAgtcttcaaattctaaatatgaCTTTGAAGTACGACTCAAATTCTTCGTTTCATGGGATAACTCAATTGAAATTATTCAAAACATAGCTATTGGGACATTTGAAAAAGGAGAATTAGACACTAATGATTGTTGGAAATTAATAGGAGGCTCCAGCACACCCGTATACACAACACAGCCAAGATTTTtgttgaaaatgagttgatagttccatttttttttttaattcatttttaaaaaactgtctttttagaaaatatgttttaaaattctagagattaaaattttttttagtacgtgttacatattttcaattttatatttcatcatttaaaagtcatttttactttcttgaatttgtattaaattaaatttagataaaCAAATTAACATGAAAAAATCACTCTTGTCTCAATTGATAagacttattttttaattaattttaaaaaaaattagttatttctatatttagtattttctctgtcctaatttatatgacatatttaaatTCCAAAATTTAAACAAACCTTTCATTGTaaattttcacatatttttttttaatttttttgaactattaattattataacttatataatttattttttactaatttacaaatatataaaatgatttcaatAAAGGCCAAAACATTTTCTATAAATTCTATGATCAGTCATATCATTAATGAAGGCCACCCTCTCCCTCCTAAAAAGCTTTTAAAGCTTTTCTTCTTCTGTCCACCtttaaagctaaaaaaaaaaaccctttaaCACTCCATGGAACTCGATGGAGACTCTCCACCTATCTGGTCCCAAGCAACAACCACACTCCTCCGTCAACGCCGCCGACAACCACCTTCTCCTCCTATCATCAACCCCGTGATTCTCATCCTTCTCATACCCATTCTCGCTCTCCTCGTCTTGTTCTTTTTGGTTCCTCCTATTCTTACCCACACGACCCATATTCTTCGACCTAATTCTGTGAAAAAGGGATGGGACTCTTTTAATATCTTGCTTGTAGTGTTTGCTATTCTTTGCGGCATATTTGCCCGAAAAAATGATGATAATTCAGCTGCTGAAAGAAATAGGAATGTTTCAACAACTGaatcttcttctaattttaatGATCATCATATGCCGCCTACTGTTTCTAATGATCGATGGTTTGAGACTAGTCATGacaaaacatataattttgGTGTACCTGAAACTAGTGTCAATCGTCTGAGAAGAAGCAGTAGCTCCTATCCTGATCTGAGACAAGTGCCGCAATGGGAAACCGGTCAGAATCATTCTCGCTTTTCTGACGATTTTGGTGTGAATTTGTACCGGTCTACAGCATCGGAATATGATACTCACCGTCAACGGCGGACCGAGAGGCAGAGGGAAGAACAGAGAAGGGAGAAGCAGAGAGAAGAACCTGACGTTAAGGTGATTCCGGTGGATACATTTGAAAGTCGTTCTTCTCCACCTGAACCTTTATTGCCGGAAGAACCTCCTCCGATTACCTCATCAAAGGCATCTCAGGCGAATTTGAAACGGAGAAGATCCTTTCAGAGTGTTCCGCGCAAAGACAAGGCTGAAATGCAGCGTAATGAAGCTGAAGTTGATCACAACGAAAAACAAGAGCCTCCACCACCGTCACCTCCTATCCCGCCGTCGCTGCCAACGGAGCTATCTCCTCCGGTGGAAAAGCCTCAGAAGCTTCAGCGGAGAAAGAGTGGCACAAAGGAATTAGCCACAGCTATTGCCTCATTGTACAATCAGAGTAAGAGAAACAGGAGGAGAACAAAGAAGAGAGATACTTTCGTGAGTGTCTCCGATTCTCCACCATCTGCAGATCAAGTCCTGCCACCAGCTACACCGCCGCCGCCGCCTCCACCACCTCCGCCACCTCCGTCTAAGGTTTTTCAAAACCTATTCAAGAAGAATAGGAAAAGTAAGCGTATACATTCCGATCCTTCCAATGTGCCATCACCTCCTCCTCCTCCACCGCTTCCCCCTCCTAAttcaattttcaacaatttattCAAAACAGGCAGCAAAAGTAAGCGATTCCAGCAAACATCAACATCGACTCCTCCACCTCCTCCACCACCACCTCCACCTTCTTCCATTCTCAATAATTTATTCAAACATGGAACCAAAAGCAGGAGATTCAAATCATCAATTTCGACTCAAACACCACCTCCTCCTCCTCCACCTCCGCCACAAGCACACTTTTCAACATCAAGGCGGAGAAAAAGTTCAACGCAATCTGAACCACCAATGCAACCTTCACGTTCACATTCATCCAATTGGAGCAAACCTCCATTGCCAACAAAACCAGTGGCCAGTTACTACGAAGATAACTTGAACAGTGGCTCGCAATCACCTTTGATACCAATGCCACCTCCGCCTCCTATGCCGCCGTTCAAAATGCGGGAGATGAATTTCGTCCCTTCCGGTGACTTCGTCAGGATACGGACCGCGCACAGCTCTCGCTGCAGCTCACCGGAGCTTGAAGACGTAGACGTTGACGTTGACGAAATGCCCGTCAGATCGTCGTCGGAGACAATGGACTGTGAAGATTCAACGGGGCCGTCGGTCAGTTGCCCGAGTCCGGATGTGAACATGAAAGCGGACTCTTTCATTGCTCGGCTGCGAGATGAGTGGCGATTGGAGAAAATGAATTCAATGCGTGAAAAGAGTGCACTGGGCTGAGCTCGGGCCTAATGTCAACAGGCCCAATGTCAACAGGCCTACTACTTGTAGGCTGCTGCTCCATTTTTCTCTaccttattatattattgtattccATACGTTTAATTTATACAAACTACATTAAAATTAGTACTACAAAATATAAGAGTATATAGAAATCTTTTATAGAGgtaaatatatgattttgagtTGGCTCTGATTAGTTTTTGGTGTTCAGTTGGAGCCTTGTAAACATAAAAGgatttgaaacatttttttttgcttttgtttgGAACATAATGATATTTCAAAGATCTAGGTATTAGTTATGCCTAAATAAATCATAGTCATAAATGTCAAACATATTTCTGTTGTAGTCTAATGGTTCCAGTGCTTTGAATAAGTGTCAAATGCCTTGAATGAGCCTGACTCAAACGAAATAGTTATGTTTAGTAGAAAGATTTCTTTTTCCACACTCATAAAACTCCATGAGTCATTACAAACGATATCATTATCAAGCATAATTTTTCCATAAACTTCAAACCAATTAGTTGCATGATTGCAATTATAATTGTCGTTTGTGCTAATATTAGTAATTGACcaaaatggattttttttaacaaGACAAGTCGACAACCGACTAGTTTTGAGTTAAAATACAAACTAGCCTTTTTAAGTATGGCTCATAAGATGTGTGCTAATTTTCATTAAGGTGGTGATGACTTGGAGTATTGACAAATATGAAATATGCTAATTAACAATCTTCTCTCATTGAAATAATTGAGAGAAGACAAGACCATGACaatgacaaatatatattttttaattgttgatatattcattacctttatTTTATTACATGAGTGATAAATAAAGAGAACTGCACCTTTAAGATGCTCAATTGCATGTCATTTAGCACTAACTTATTGGAACTGCTCAACTAATTAGGTTTTAATGAAATACACTGTCCTTTTTATTTgtcacatgttttttttttggcacACCCTtatgaataatattaatttaaaatataatttgactAAATTATCCTTATATGATCTCAATTTATTACTTATCTCtattaatcatattaatattctccatttttttttataataacaagtattttgaattaattatttctacTAACTAAAAAAGGATCATAGGAAGTAATGTACAAAAGCAAAACAAGATTTCAACaaatatcttaaaattattCATCAACCGGCACCAAATGATGTGATGTAGTCATTTTAACATAGTTGAATTGACTTTTGATATATACAGTGtcacattttttaaataaaataaaaagccTAAAAGGATcgaaaactttaatatatagtGGGCATGtaacaattaattaatcataCACCAGTATGTCCAAAGCCATCCAACTTTTAAAGAGTACAATATATATGATCCCATAAATATGTACTTTTATTTAGAAGGTGACCATTTGTATATTCGTATCTACTTCTAAGTGGTTTCTAAAGACAGTTCTCATTTGATAATGAAAGTAGAAAAAGACATTATAAAAGTTGGACCAAACATAAACCTAACACATactttttttagtatatatatatatttgaatttgagcactcaaattcaaatatagAATATGTGGCTCTTTTTCTTTCACGAGTTGAGAAAACAAGTTGAAAGAactatgaatttttaaattaaactaatttaaagaagaggaagaaagcACTTATAGTGCCAGCCCTTCTggggttttttttaaaataaagaagctaGCACTTATAGATCATGCTATAAAAGATGACATACAAGATACAATAATCACATAATGAGAAGATAAATAATGTTAAATTAAACCAAAATGAAAAGATTCATTACATGAAAAGCTAGGAAAAAGCAGTATAATGGAGATTGGTAAGGAGAGTTTTTTTTTAGAAGAGAGAAAAAGGTCTTGTATAGTCTGAATTTTGTCATTTCAAATCGATATAATCTTCGTTATGACAGTGGGTCATATATACTTTTATCGTTACACAAATGGCTCACACATACACTTGTATTGTTATTAgaacaagaataacaaaaatacaaggAATCCAAAATAAAACTTGCTTGATTTAGAGACAGGTTGATATGTCTTTTGAAGATAGTTGGAGTCTCTCCCATGAGCAaacgaaaaaataaataacaactctATCTTCGCGATTTCAATGAAGCCACAAAATAAGCCTAATTGAAAAATGTTGCTCTTATATTCTTGATTTGGTGGTATCACCTTTTGATTAATGTCTCACAAAAgcttttgtaatttatttttagtgcTTATCTTTTCAACCAaaagaaactcaatttataggaCAAAATTTTTGCAAGACAAGTCtttaattaaattgtatttGTTATAGGTTCataaattgaaaacaaaaatgtATCTTTCAAAAAAACATAACGTGGAATTGAAAAGTCTCTTCCAAAAAACTTATAACGtagaattaaaacaaaaatgaatgtCACAATTCACATCatgtattttgtatatttcaAAACGTTTAACCGATGAATTTGTTTCAGAATTAATTGAAATACTGACTCTTACAATCCctcatttatttcaaaaaaatttatctttgaaaaattcaaaaaatattgagaCATTAGTCTAGCAAAATGCATCAATAATGAAGTCTTTTTGACTTGAACCATTAGCTAGTGAAGGTTTTCTAAATCATTGaatatattgtaacgacctgtttagtcgttttgagcaacagattttatttctgggaaaacaggctgagacgacggaacccacgacggaccgtcatgagcacgacggaccgtcgaggggtttcgtttcaaaacacttagaaattctgaaaaatgagtactgaaatcgactctctgaacttcgtaacggaatagcaggacggaccgtcacagactcttcagagaattgagtctctgaactctgtgacggagcagcaggacggaccgtcgcaggcacgacgacccgtcacaggctgcgtaatcccaggcggagtaggatttctttaatgttttaagggacgttttggactatttcggctttaattataaagttagtgggttaatgttcataagtctaattacttgggggttaaaagaggtaaccttgagtaaattagtgggttattattgccatcttttattcttaattatatgctaattagggtaaaagaaagagggtttgaataaagaaaatagaaagaacaaagagagagagaggatcgaacgagaaaaggaaaacacaaagctttggggaatttgcttgcttgatcactaatctttggtggaggtaggttatagtttttacactattcgtagtaaactcttaatagcgaatgatatgtattgggtagtgttgtaaacccttctatatgcttaattgtgtgtttgcatgttgtgattatataattgtgatgaaataagaatgatgaagctattgaatcttaaatcttg
Proteins encoded in this window:
- the LOC101260449 gene encoding pollen-specific leucine-rich repeat extensin-like protein 1 translates to MELDGDSPPIWSQATTTLLRQRRRQPPSPPIINPVILILLIPILALLVLFFLVPPILTHTTHILRPNSVKKGWDSFNILLVVFAILCGIFARKNDDNSAAERNRNVSTTESSSNFNDHHMPPTVSNDRWFETSHDKTYNFGVPETSVNRLRRSSSSYPDLRQVPQWETGQNHSRFSDDFGVNLYRSTASEYDTHRQRRTERQREEQRREKQREEPDVKVIPVDTFESRSSPPEPLLPEEPPPITSSKASQANLKRRRSFQSVPRKDKAEMQRNEAEVDHNEKQEPPPPSPPIPPSLPTELSPPVEKPQKLQRRKSGTKELATAIASLYNQSKRNRRRTKKRDTFVSVSDSPPSADQVLPPATPPPPPPPPPPPPSKVFQNLFKKNRKSKRIHSDPSNVPSPPPPPPLPPPNSIFNNLFKTGSKSKRFQQTSTSTPPPPPPPPPPSSILNNLFKHGTKSRRFKSSISTQTPPPPPPPPPQAHFSTSRRRKSSTQSEPPMQPSRSHSSNWSKPPLPTKPVASYYEDNLNSGSQSPLIPMPPPPPMPPFKMREMNFVPSGDFVRIRTAHSSRCSSPELEDVDVDVDEMPVRSSSETMDCEDSTGPSVSCPSPDVNMKADSFIARLRDEWRLEKMNSMREKSALG